The Microcoleus sp. AS-A8 genome has a window encoding:
- a CDS encoding secondary thiamine-phosphate synthase enzyme YjbQ, translating to MHITNEFLEVETDKGIGIYNITPQIEKILETTGIKNGQVIVFSRHTTTALAINEYEKRLIEDTKIHFRKLAPESERYLHNDLHLRDVPPDEPMNAHSHLIAMMLSTSEVIPVVDGKLALGTWQSILFFDLDGPRKRSVLVQISGE from the coding sequence ATGCACATCACAAATGAATTCCTGGAAGTAGAGACAGACAAGGGAATTGGGATTTACAATATCACTCCTCAGATTGAGAAAATCCTGGAGACAACAGGCATCAAAAACGGTCAAGTCATCGTTTTCTCACGCCATACAACCACAGCCTTAGCGATTAATGAATATGAAAAAAGATTAATCGAAGATACAAAGATACATTTTAGGAAGTTGGCTCCTGAATCAGAGCGGTATCTCCATAATGACCTTCACTTAAGAGATGTCCCTCCGGATGAACCCATGAATGCTCACTCTCACTTGATAGCGATGATGTTGAGTACCAGTGAAGTCATTCCTGTGGTGGATGGTAAATTGGCTCTCGGCACCTGGCAATCAATCTTGTTTTTTGACTTGGATGGCCCTCGGAAAA
- a CDS encoding response regulator, giving the protein MKILLVEDDELVAEVLKKALIAQHYLVDLAADGQEGWELAEAFEYDLILLDLMLPKLDGLSFCKQRRAIGDRTPIVMLTGQDTSTSKVISLDTGADDYIIKPFDLQELLARIRALLRRGSSNLTPVLEWDCLRLDPSNCHVTYNEQLLHLTAKEYGLLELFLRNTQRIFSQSALLDHLWSFEEPPSENTVRAHIKSLRQKLKKAGAASDLLETVYGLGYRLKPREGKVAQPSALSQVARDVSQQAPQKTETTSTSRPDSKSTATSQIPPELMVLWERSKEKYRDRINILEQAVTALVTDTLSAELRQQAQMQAHTLLGSLGSFGLMDASRLSREIEQTFQTNRTLNPAQKEQLSTQVLALRQVLAQPMTPVASVETVPQIDLNPPMSVEPKPRLLVVDDDVALALALVSEASSWGIQADIASNLAKAREAIAHIRPDVVLLDLCFPESPENGFDLLTELTLEQPSVPVVVFTAQESFTQRVKVARLGGRGFLQKPVTPAQAMEAISQLLQQSSKTEAKLLLVDDDPQILDVVRTLLEPWGFNLTLLDDPQQFWDTLEQTAPDLLILDVEMPELSGIDLCQVVRNDPRWSELPVLFLSARTDIETIQSVFTVGADDYVSKPIVGPELVARILNRLERTKILRKLRKFIG; this is encoded by the coding sequence GTGAAAATTCTGCTAGTGGAAGATGATGAGCTTGTTGCCGAAGTTCTCAAGAAAGCTCTTATAGCTCAGCATTATTTAGTCGATTTGGCGGCTGATGGTCAGGAGGGTTGGGAACTAGCAGAAGCGTTTGAATACGATCTGATCTTGCTGGATTTGATGCTGCCGAAGCTAGACGGTCTTAGCTTTTGCAAACAGAGAAGGGCAATAGGCGATCGCACCCCGATTGTGATGTTGACAGGTCAGGATACCAGCACCAGCAAAGTCATCAGCTTAGACACAGGCGCTGATGATTATATCATAAAACCTTTTGATTTGCAAGAACTCCTGGCGCGAATTCGAGCCTTGCTGCGTCGCGGCAGTTCAAACCTAACACCCGTGCTGGAGTGGGATTGCCTGCGTTTAGACCCCAGTAACTGCCACGTCACCTATAATGAGCAACTGTTGCATCTCACCGCCAAGGAGTACGGTCTCCTAGAGCTTTTCTTACGGAACACGCAACGAATATTCAGTCAAAGTGCGCTGCTCGATCATCTTTGGTCGTTTGAAGAACCCCCTTCAGAAAATACGGTTAGGGCGCACATCAAAAGTTTACGGCAGAAGCTCAAAAAAGCTGGAGCCGCCTCGGATTTACTAGAGACGGTGTACGGGTTGGGGTATCGATTGAAACCCAGAGAAGGCAAAGTAGCGCAGCCCTCCGCTCTATCGCAAGTGGCGCGGGATGTATCTCAACAGGCACCGCAGAAAACGGAAACAACGAGTACCTCACGTCCCGATTCTAAATCCACTGCAACCTCACAAATTCCCCCAGAACTGATGGTGCTTTGGGAACGGAGTAAGGAAAAATATCGCGATCGCATCAACATCTTAGAGCAAGCTGTGACCGCTCTGGTCACAGATACTCTCAGTGCAGAATTACGACAACAAGCTCAGATGCAGGCGCATACCCTATTAGGGTCACTCGGTAGTTTTGGCTTAATGGACGCCTCTCGTCTATCCCGTGAGATTGAACAGACGTTTCAAACCAACAGAACGCTGAATCCAGCCCAAAAAGAGCAGTTGTCTACCCAGGTTTTAGCCTTACGGCAAGTACTGGCGCAACCCATGACTCCTGTGGCATCGGTTGAGACGGTGCCACAAATCGATCTCAATCCACCGATGAGTGTAGAGCCAAAGCCTCGACTGCTAGTGGTTGACGACGATGTTGCATTGGCGCTGGCTTTAGTTTCAGAAGCTTCATCCTGGGGAATACAGGCAGACATTGCTAGCAATTTAGCTAAAGCTAGAGAGGCGATTGCCCACATCCGACCGGATGTTGTACTCCTAGACTTATGCTTCCCAGAGTCACCAGAGAACGGTTTCGATCTGTTAACGGAACTGACATTAGAGCAGCCGTCTGTACCCGTTGTTGTATTTACGGCACAGGAAAGTTTTACTCAACGGGTCAAAGTGGCTCGTTTAGGCGGACGGGGGTTTCTGCAAAAGCCTGTTACTCCGGCTCAAGCCATGGAAGCGATCAGCCAACTTCTGCAACAATCCAGTAAGACAGAAGCCAAATTGCTACTGGTAGATGATGATCCTCAGATCTTGGATGTTGTTCGCACCCTACTAGAGCCTTGGGGATTCAATCTGACGCTGCTAGACGACCCTCAGCAGTTTTGGGATACCTTAGAGCAGACAGCTCCCGATTTGCTGATTCTAGATGTCGAAATGCCCGAATTGAGCGGTATTGATCTTTGCCAAGTAGTCCGTAATGACCCACGTTGGAGTGAGCTGCCGGTGCTGTTTCTCTCGGCTCGCACTGATATAGAGACCATCCAATCGGTGTTTACAGTCGGTGCTGATGACTATGTTAGTAAGCCAATTGTCGGGCCAGAGTTAGTGGCTCGTATCCTAAATCGGCTGGAACGAACCAAAATTTTACGTAAACTCCGAAAATTTATCGGCTAA
- a CDS encoding PAS domain S-box protein: MMTSELGLSLLILLGFATSATQSSVIGLLGSSLILGIVWLVYALNRQIQKRQQAEADFEALYNQAPCGYYSVDQDSVLSAINDTQLRWLGYSREDVIGSLQITDLIVSEDASSWAKIFSRIQSQGEVKDIEIQMIRQDGTSIPVLLSATAIRNAVGQFVGACGTILNITQHKQREDALRKNEERFRLAIDHIPDGFVIYDEQRRLQFVNAEGLRRSGHSQEELLGYTDEEIYPPQITSQYLPTLLRAIETRSLQTSECTLTLPTVGTFTVVVTYVPLLNKQGEISSIFGITHDLSDRKREEEALRESEARVRLALEATQIGTWDWDILTNQMTWSSGEQQVFGLTNGTFEATYEAFETCLPPEERDSLLGAVNRSRRTRREFHHEFRLMWPDGSLHWVEGKGKFFYNQEGQAIRMVGTLVDISERKQVEAQLQQSEEKFRQLTENINKVFWMTTADFSEMLYVSPAYEQIWGRSCESLYANPKSFAEAIHPEDRQQALARFEDNTTQELDIEYRIVQPDGSWRWIRDRCFPIRNHAGEVYRRVGIAQDITEQKQAETCLRQTNEDLERRVALRTTELQQANKRLQRELLEREQMEQALLLAYQHLQFHVENTPLAVIEWDCKYRLINWSKQAEKIFGWTSEEVIGKHPQEWRFIPEQDSERVNKVMDQLATGSQPRNLSDNRNYTKDGRVIDCDWYNSALCDASGNLVSILSLVQDVTERKQAESALRQAYDQLEIRVQERTRELFNANKELKSENTERKRVEAELNTRARQQAGVAELGQQALAGKPLDPLINQAVALVAQILEVEYCKVLELLPDGKALLLRAGVGWQEGLVGEARVSMDLDSQAGYTLLSREPVIVEDLGQEVRFSDPCLLHQHGAKSGISVIIPGRNRPYGVLGAHTTQYRKFTKDDIHFLQATANVLATAINRQHVEEALRQAHDELEIRVQERTTDLEKANAELQQKILELQQAQEERATLIAILEATPDIVATASVDEQIYYLNSAARKAFGFGEQEDFANFTLADAHPDWAYELIRHEGIPGAIRDGAWVGETAFLSHPRTRGRSSDGSLKAPDDQGIEIPVSQVIIAHKSPDGHVKMLSMVARDITQQKKIAATLCEAERRWRSLLENVRLVVVGLDNQGKVEYANPCFLELVGYTKAEVIGSDWFETFLPQHQKKRQQNNFVEFLEQEFYTHNQTIILTKSGEERVIAWNTTLLQDLQGYVVGTLSIGEDITERQVIERMKDEFISVVSHELRTPLTSIHGALNLLSSGLVDTQSEKGRRVIDIAAQSAERLVRLVNDILELERLESGKISLLKQTCDVAELMIKATEMIQVMANRAGVTLSVSPNRVSPEASAKAISLYADPDRIIQVLTNLLGNAIKFSPRGATVWLTVELQEPEERENNPIVLDPTLRLSHQTAQTPTLVNGRTTHGPSTKLRQASSVAENSLFILGKTDPSLATSPPHRLTSTVLFKVKDQGRGIPADKLETIFERFHQVDASDSRKKGGTGLGLAICRSIVQQHGGRIWVESTLGEGSTFYFTLPERHTEDGNDDHKESFSD; this comes from the coding sequence ATGATGACAAGCGAACTGGGTCTGAGCTTGCTGATTCTTCTAGGTTTTGCCACATCGGCAACGCAGTCCAGTGTAATAGGGCTATTGGGTTCCAGCCTGATATTGGGGATTGTGTGGCTCGTTTATGCCTTGAATCGGCAAATCCAAAAGCGTCAACAAGCGGAAGCTGACTTTGAAGCCCTCTACAATCAGGCTCCTTGTGGCTATTACTCTGTAGATCAAGACAGTGTGTTGAGCGCTATTAATGATACCCAATTGCGCTGGTTAGGTTACAGCCGAGAGGATGTGATAGGCTCGCTCCAGATTACAGATTTAATTGTTTCTGAGGATGCGTCATCCTGGGCAAAAATCTTTTCCCGTATCCAGTCTCAGGGTGAAGTCAAAGACATAGAAATTCAGATGATTCGTCAAGATGGGACAAGCATCCCCGTACTCTTGAGTGCTACGGCAATCAGAAATGCGGTCGGTCAATTTGTGGGGGCTTGTGGCACTATCTTGAATATTACCCAGCACAAACAGAGGGAGGATGCGCTCCGCAAGAATGAAGAACGCTTTCGGTTGGCGATCGATCATATTCCCGATGGCTTCGTGATCTATGATGAACAGCGGCGGTTACAGTTTGTTAATGCTGAAGGGCTAAGACGGAGTGGACATTCCCAGGAGGAACTGCTGGGATACACCGATGAAGAAATCTATCCGCCCCAAATTACCTCTCAATATCTACCAACCCTACTACGAGCCATAGAGACGCGCAGCTTACAGACCTCAGAATGTACGCTCACGTTGCCCACCGTTGGGACTTTTACCGTGGTGGTAACCTACGTCCCATTACTGAATAAACAAGGGGAAATCTCGTCCATTTTCGGTATCACTCACGACCTGAGCGATCGCAAGCGGGAAGAAGAAGCTTTACGTGAGAGTGAAGCACGCGTTCGCTTAGCCTTAGAAGCGACTCAAATCGGCACTTGGGACTGGGATATTTTAACCAACCAGATGACTTGGTCGAGTGGTGAGCAACAGGTGTTTGGTCTGACCAATGGGACTTTTGAGGCGACCTATGAAGCTTTTGAAACTTGTCTTCCTCCTGAAGAACGGGACTCCCTACTCGGTGCGGTGAATCGTTCTCGTCGCACACGGCGGGAATTCCATCACGAATTCCGGCTGATGTGGCCCGATGGTAGCCTGCACTGGGTGGAAGGAAAAGGCAAGTTTTTCTACAACCAGGAAGGACAGGCCATCCGCATGGTCGGCACCCTCGTGGATATTAGTGAACGCAAGCAAGTTGAGGCTCAGTTACAGCAGAGTGAAGAAAAGTTCCGCCAGTTAACCGAAAACATCAATAAAGTGTTTTGGATGACAACAGCGGATTTCAGTGAAATGCTCTATGTCAGTCCCGCTTATGAGCAAATCTGGGGACGCAGTTGTGAAAGCTTGTACGCCAATCCTAAATCCTTTGCGGAGGCGATTCACCCCGAAGATCGACAACAAGCACTCGCGAGATTTGAGGATAACACGACCCAAGAATTGGACATTGAATATCGGATTGTCCAACCAGACGGCTCCTGGCGCTGGATTAGAGACCGCTGTTTTCCCATCCGAAACCATGCAGGAGAGGTTTACCGTCGCGTAGGGATTGCCCAAGACATTACCGAGCAAAAACAAGCTGAAACCTGCCTGCGACAGACGAACGAAGATTTAGAACGTCGAGTTGCCTTAAGAACCACAGAATTACAACAAGCCAATAAGCGATTGCAACGCGAACTGCTGGAACGGGAGCAAATGGAACAAGCCCTGCTCCTAGCCTATCAACACTTACAGTTCCATGTGGAAAACACCCCTTTAGCGGTGATTGAGTGGGACTGTAAATATCGCCTGATCAATTGGTCAAAACAGGCGGAAAAAATTTTTGGTTGGACAAGCGAAGAAGTCATCGGTAAGCATCCCCAGGAATGGCGGTTTATCCCTGAACAGGACAGCGAACGAGTCAATAAGGTGATGGACCAGTTAGCTACCGGCTCTCAACCGCGCAACCTTAGTGATAATCGCAACTACACCAAAGATGGCAGAGTCATCGACTGCGACTGGTACAACTCAGCTTTGTGTGATGCCTCTGGAAACCTAGTCTCAATTTTGTCTCTCGTTCAGGATGTCACGGAGCGCAAACAAGCTGAATCTGCACTGCGCCAAGCTTATGATCAGCTAGAAATTCGGGTTCAAGAACGAACACGAGAATTGTTCAATGCCAATAAAGAGTTAAAGAGTGAAAATACCGAACGTAAGCGGGTAGAGGCAGAACTCAACACCCGTGCCAGACAGCAAGCGGGTGTTGCCGAACTGGGTCAACAGGCACTAGCCGGTAAGCCACTCGACCCCCTGATTAATCAAGCGGTTGCTCTGGTTGCACAAATTTTAGAGGTAGAGTACTGCAAGGTTCTAGAACTTCTGCCCGATGGAAAAGCCTTGCTTCTGCGCGCTGGTGTCGGTTGGCAAGAAGGACTGGTAGGAGAAGCCAGAGTGAGTATGGATCTTGATTCTCAGGCTGGCTATACATTACTGTCGAGAGAACCTGTGATTGTGGAAGACTTAGGGCAAGAAGTAAGGTTTAGTGACCCCTGTCTCCTGCATCAGCATGGAGCTAAAAGTGGTATCAGTGTGATTATTCCCGGTCGAAACCGTCCCTATGGGGTTTTGGGAGCGCATACCACTCAATACCGGAAGTTTACGAAAGATGATATTCACTTTCTCCAAGCCACCGCTAATGTGCTGGCGACCGCAATCAACCGCCAGCATGTAGAAGAGGCACTCCGTCAGGCTCATGATGAGTTAGAAATTCGCGTTCAGGAACGAACAACAGACCTGGAAAAAGCCAATGCAGAACTTCAACAGAAAATTCTTGAGCTACAGCAGGCACAAGAAGAACGAGCCACACTGATCGCCATTCTGGAAGCTACTCCTGATATCGTTGCCACAGCCAGCGTTGATGAACAAATATACTACCTCAATAGTGCCGCTCGGAAGGCATTTGGATTTGGGGAACAAGAGGATTTTGCCAATTTCACCCTTGCCGATGCTCATCCGGATTGGGCTTATGAACTGATTCGTCATGAAGGAATTCCAGGGGCAATTCGTGATGGAGCCTGGGTGGGCGAAACGGCATTTTTAAGCCACCCGAGGACACGAGGAAGAAGTTCTGACGGTTCGCTCAAGGCTCCTGACGACCAAGGCATCGAAATTCCGGTCAGCCAAGTGATTATTGCCCACAAATCTCCGGATGGACATGTAAAGATGCTTTCGATGGTTGCCCGCGATATCACGCAACAAAAGAAAATCGCTGCAACCCTGTGTGAAGCGGAGCGACGTTGGCGCAGCCTACTCGAAAATGTACGTCTAGTGGTGGTGGGACTGGATAATCAGGGAAAGGTTGAGTATGCCAATCCCTGCTTTCTAGAATTGGTCGGGTACACCAAAGCCGAGGTCATAGGCAGCGATTGGTTTGAGACATTCCTGCCGCAACACCAGAAAAAGCGGCAGCAGAACAATTTTGTAGAATTTTTAGAACAGGAATTTTACACTCATAATCAGACCATCATCCTGACGAAGTCCGGTGAAGAGCGAGTGATTGCCTGGAACACGACGTTACTCCAAGATTTACAGGGTTATGTGGTTGGTACTCTGAGCATCGGGGAAGATATTACGGAACGTCAGGTGATCGAACGGATGAAAGACGAGTTTATCTCTGTGGTGAGCCATGAACTCCGCACTCCGTTGACTTCAATTCACGGGGCGCTAAACCTGTTATCGAGTGGCTTGGTGGATACTCAGTCAGAGAAGGGTCGTCGCGTCATCGATATTGCAGCACAGAGCGCCGAACGCCTCGTGCGGCTCGTCAACGATATCCTGGAGTTGGAGCGCTTAGAGTCTGGCAAAATTAGCTTGCTCAAACAAACCTGCGATGTCGCTGAGCTGATGATCAAAGCCACAGAGATGATTCAGGTGATGGCGAATCGAGCTGGAGTAACTTTGTCTGTGTCTCCCAACAGGGTTTCCCCGGAGGCATCGGCAAAGGCGATCTCACTATATGCTGACCCTGATCGGATTATTCAGGTCTTGACAAATTTACTCGGTAATGCAATAAAATTCTCGCCTAGAGGTGCTACCGTCTGGTTGACGGTGGAACTGCAAGAGCCAGAAGAACGGGAAAACAACCCCATCGTTTTAGACCCAACGTTACGGTTATCGCATCAAACCGCTCAAACGCCAACGCTCGTCAATGGGAGAACCACACACGGCCCTTCGACCAAGCTTCGCCAAGCCTCGTCAGTGGCGGAGAATTCTCTGTTCATCCTAGGTAAAACCGACCCATCCCTCGCCACCTCACCACCCCACCGCCTCACCTCCACTGTCTTGTTTAAGGTTAAAGACCAAGGACGTGGCATCCCTGCTGATAAACTGGAAACAATTTTTGAGCGCTTTCACCAAGTTGATGCCTCGGATTCCCGGAAAAAAGGAGGCACGGGTTTAGGATTGGCCATTTGCCGGAGTATTGTGCAGCAGCACGGTGGAAGGATTTGGGTTGAGAGTACTCTAGGTGAGGGCAGTACTTTTTACTTTACGCTGCCCGAACGCCATACTGAGGACGGCAACGATGACCACAAAGAAAGTTTTAGTGATTGA
- a CDS encoding response regulator, with protein MTTKKVLVIDDEDGIREIIQICLEAAAGWDVLTAASGSEGLATAQAEQPDAILLDVMMPDMDGPTTFRQLQAHAATKHIPTILLTAKAKISEQQQFIDLGVTGVITKPFKAQDLVNQICAILHWKE; from the coding sequence ATGACCACAAAGAAAGTTTTAGTGATTGACGATGAAGATGGTATTCGAGAAATTATCCAAATTTGCCTGGAGGCAGCAGCCGGATGGGATGTGTTAACGGCGGCTTCAGGTAGTGAGGGCTTAGCCACAGCTCAAGCTGAACAGCCTGATGCCATTTTGCTCGATGTCATGATGCCTGATATGGATGGACCGACAACGTTTCGGCAGTTGCAAGCTCATGCTGCCACCAAGCACATCCCAACAATTCTGCTCACCGCAAAGGCCAAAATTAGCGAACAACAGCAATTTATTGATTTGGGTGTAACAGGGGTGATTACAAAACCTTTCAAAGCTCAGGATTTAGTCAATCAGATTTGCGCGATTTTGCACTGGAAAGAATGA
- a CDS encoding MBL fold metallo-hydrolase, translated as MYLTWFDSNSWLIELGGKRILIDPWLVDSLVFGKLDWLFKGSRHSDRAIPDNIDLIVLSQGLEDHAHPPTLKQLARTIPVVGSPNAAKVVRELGYTEVTALKHGETFSLDHRVEIKATPGSPVGPTLVENGYLLKELGTDLTIYYEPHGFHSPSLKKAAPVDVVITPLIDLALPLIGPIIRGTQSGLEVAQWLQPQVMLPSAEPGEVEYAGMLVSALRSVGSIEEFRSKLAQNNLSTQVIEPKPGDRFELELKPRALAT; from the coding sequence ATGTACCTGACTTGGTTCGACAGTAACTCCTGGCTAATTGAACTTGGAGGAAAACGAATCCTCATTGACCCCTGGTTAGTGGATTCGTTAGTCTTTGGTAAGCTCGACTGGCTGTTTAAAGGTTCACGACACAGCGATCGCGCAATTCCAGACAACATCGATCTAATCGTGCTATCCCAAGGGTTGGAAGACCATGCACATCCGCCAACTCTGAAGCAACTGGCTCGCACAATTCCTGTCGTGGGTTCTCCCAATGCCGCCAAGGTGGTGCGGGAGTTGGGTTATACCGAAGTGACAGCCCTCAAGCATGGAGAAACTTTCAGCCTCGATCATCGAGTTGAAATCAAAGCAACTCCCGGTAGCCCTGTTGGGCCGACTCTTGTAGAAAATGGCTATCTCCTCAAAGAGTTAGGCACGGATTTAACGATCTACTACGAACCCCATGGCTTTCATTCCCCATCCTTGAAGAAAGCTGCACCTGTTGATGTCGTGATTACCCCACTTATAGACCTAGCGCTGCCCCTGATTGGGCCAATTATTAGAGGAACCCAGAGCGGCTTAGAAGTTGCACAATGGCTGCAACCCCAAGTGATGCTGCCCTCAGCAGAACCGGGTGAAGTCGAATATGCAGGAATGCTGGTTTCTGCGCTGCGGTCGGTGGGGAGTATTGAGGAATTTCGTTCAAAGCTGGCTCAAAACAATCTCTCTACCCAAGTCATCGAACCTAAACCAGGCGATCGCTTTGAACTAGAACTTAAGCCACGAGCCTTAGCCACTTAG
- a CDS encoding pentapeptide repeat-containing protein has translation MHLKLPTSLLLLVLVVLASPTQAQTPELIRQLQTTKKCDQCNLNGANLYGSNLEGASLSKANLRGADLRRTNLSGSTLSGANLSGADLSDANLMDADLSDANLRDATLSKATLSVVLLCNTTLPEGRVSKRDCSRFSQ, from the coding sequence ATGCATCTCAAGCTTCCGACTTCTCTTTTACTGCTGGTTCTGGTTGTATTGGCAAGTCCAACCCAAGCTCAAACCCCTGAGCTGATTCGGCAATTACAAACCACTAAGAAGTGTGATCAATGTAACTTGAATGGAGCCAACCTTTATGGTTCCAACTTAGAAGGTGCCAGTTTGAGTAAGGCTAACCTCAGGGGGGCTGATTTAAGGCGTACCAATCTCAGTGGTTCTACCTTGAGTGGAGCCAACCTCAGTGGTGCGGATTTAAGCGATGCTAACCTCATGGATGCCGATTTAAGCGATGCTAACCTGAGGGATGCAACCTTGAGTAAAGCGACACTTTCCGTTGTTCTTTTGTGCAATACTACCCTGCCAGAGGGGAGAGTCTCTAAAAGAGATTGTTCGCGATTTTCTCAATAA
- a CDS encoding HNH endonuclease, with protein MTSATEVLRQSVVVFSKNYLPVSRVNIKRAIALLVTGKAEPLDFTLGKGGKGIAVHSPSVVLLVPEHIRLTITDRERVWKVPPVNRREVLRRDKHTCQYCGSTKHLTLDHVIPRSKGGKHTWDNVVIACERCNSRKGDRTPLQAGMTLRTQPKAPMHPTVAFSEQFWREQQVNLERQEI; from the coding sequence GTGACGAGCGCAACTGAAGTGTTAAGGCAATCTGTGGTGGTGTTCTCGAAGAACTATCTGCCAGTCAGTCGGGTCAACATTAAGCGAGCGATCGCTCTCCTCGTGACGGGGAAAGCTGAACCTCTAGATTTTACGTTAGGCAAAGGAGGCAAAGGCATTGCCGTGCATTCACCCAGTGTGGTGCTGTTGGTACCTGAACACATTCGTTTGACGATTACAGATCGAGAGCGGGTTTGGAAAGTGCCTCCTGTGAATCGACGGGAAGTTTTAAGACGAGATAAGCACACCTGTCAATACTGCGGCAGCACCAAGCACTTAACACTCGATCACGTAATTCCCCGATCAAAAGGCGGAAAACACACTTGGGACAACGTAGTTATAGCTTGCGAACGGTGTAACAGCCGAAAAGGCGATCGCACTCCCCTGCAAGCGGGAATGACACTACGCACCCAGCCGAAAGCGCCAATGCACCCAACTGTTGCCTTCTCGGAGCAGTTCTGGCGTGAACAGCAAGTAAACCTGGAGAGGCAGGAGATATAG
- a CDS encoding HNH endonuclease, producing the protein MTKKQRKYSKEILESVVKESRSISEVARRLGIPDRGGNRKTIKSKIKQFGIDCSHFTGQAWARGQTADTSEPIRRMRTKLSYSNDEIFVQNSKYLGGGSRLAPRLRSLGWNYVCQECGLSEWRGKALTLHLDHINGIPDDHRLENLRFLCPNCHQQTQTWGNKRRDGYCSPPLLIQNSQLILSTEINHISVNTSIKFYSKNQSINCSYCAKALTTSNQHSYCSMQCFNLASRRIVRPPKEELEKMIWTKPTTHIARNFGVSDKAVEKWCKAYGIEKPPRGYWAKLNSKNTGL; encoded by the coding sequence ATGACTAAGAAGCAGCGTAAGTACAGCAAAGAGATTTTAGAAAGTGTTGTTAAAGAATCGCGAAGTATTAGTGAAGTTGCTAGAAGACTAGGCATTCCTGATAGAGGAGGAAACAGGAAAACAATTAAAAGTAAAATTAAGCAATTTGGAATTGATTGCAGTCACTTCACTGGACAAGCTTGGGCTAGAGGTCAAACGGCAGATACAAGCGAACCAATTCGTAGAATGAGAACGAAGCTCTCATATTCAAATGATGAAATATTTGTTCAAAATTCTAAATACTTAGGAGGGGGTAGCAGACTAGCTCCAAGACTCAGGAGCCTGGGATGGAATTATGTTTGTCAAGAGTGTGGATTGTCAGAGTGGAGGGGGAAAGCCTTGACCTTGCATTTAGATCACATCAATGGTATCCCTGATGACCACCGTTTGGAAAACTTACGTTTTCTTTGTCCTAATTGTCATCAGCAAACACAGACTTGGGGGAATAAGAGAAGGGATGGATATTGCAGTCCACCTTTATTAATTCAAAATAGTCAACTAATTTTGTCAACAGAAATAAATCATATATCGGTTAATACTTCTATTAAATTTTATTCTAAAAATCAATCAATAAATTGCTCTTATTGTGCTAAAGCTCTTACTACATCAAATCAACATAGTTACTGTTCTATGCAATGTTTCAACTTAGCATCCAGACGAATTGTAAGACCGCCTAAAGAGGAGTTAGAAAAAATGATTTGGACTAAACCAACTACTCATATAGCAAGGAATTTTGGGGTCAGTGATAAGGCAGTCGAAAAATGGTGTAAGGCTTATGGCATTGAGAAACCTCCCAGAGGTTACTGGGCAAAGCTAAATTCCAAGAATACGGGTCTGTAG
- a CDS encoding ribbon-helix-helix domain-containing protein: protein MTDKEETAVIKVTVPKRLQEKLKNISQQTGIPMSTLLVMAAVKEYNLVDEQQSK from the coding sequence ATGACTGATAAAGAAGAGACGGCTGTGATTAAAGTCACAGTTCCTAAACGTTTGCAGGAAAAATTGAAAAATATCTCCCAACAGACTGGAATCCCCATGTCCACTCTGCTAGTTATGGCAGCCGTAAAGGAATACAATCTCGTAGACGAACAACAAAGCAAGTAA